One Nicotiana tabacum cultivar K326 chromosome 23, ASM71507v2, whole genome shotgun sequence genomic window, TTCAGAAAAATCTGTGTTTTTAGCCTCCATTGTTGCCTAGTGGAGAGAGTTTGGAGGAGAGTAGACATGGAAGAAGCTTTTGTCAAGGAATGGGTAAGAATGGGTAACAAATCTGTTTTgcaacaaaagaagaagaaggaatcctaaacacaaagaaaaataaagtagCAGCAAAGAATAAGAGAAAAGTGCATTTATATGAAGTTACCCAAATAGGAGTATTAGGtatcaattaaatttttttaagtgGGTACAAATCTAATAGGTGTGCGCCATATGAAAATTTTACGGTTTAGCTATAACCAATATTGGGCTTCATCGTGGGCCATACCAAGATAAAGGATCCACAAACAATCCAATTACCCGTGACGGCCCAAAACTCCCTCCCTTATTTGGTCGTTGAAGCAAAGACAATGGGAAGAAATTGCTAAATTGCTACAAGTATTTCTGGAATCAACATTTAATTTAACTGCTTGGTTTCAGTTCAGATTCATGGATTTGTAGTATTATTATGCCATAAACATGGGAATCTTGAAAGACAAGAAAAATGCTTCTCGTTTGTCTACTTCCCCTTGTGCTCAACTCAGAGAGGCTTACCATAATTGTTTCAACAGGTCAAAATTCAGACTTTATGATATAATCTTTACCcctttttcctaatttttattgtgagtccaaagaaagaaaaaagttagAAAGAGTTCCTTTAGATTCTTGAGTATGTGGATATAAGGATTTCACCTAAAACTTGGTTTTTTTTGTGTAGGTGGTATTCTGACAAATTCTTGAAGGGTGAGTGGGATAAAGAGGAGTGTGTTTTAGAATGGCAGAAATATAGAGATTGTTTATCTGTAAGCTCTTTCTTTGAATTCTAAGCTCAATTCAGTTTCTTTGTTTCTTatgtatatgttttttttttctttttgaacttttgcttttattaatttttttcagCAGCATCTGGATGATAAGCATTTAAGTAGATTCTTGGAAGCTGATGGAATTGTGGGTGGTGCTCATCAAAATGATTCTAAGAGCTCCACTGGTGCTCCCAAGTAACAAGTGTAGCTTGAATAGACAATTCATAAGGTGAATTTTTTGTGGAGCTTAATTAAACTGTTTTGTAATTGTATTTGATGCTAGACGAGGTGACACATAACTAATCGAGGAGAAGGTACTTGCATTTCACGTGATTGGAAGGCCTTCCTGTTATAGAGTTATTACATGTAAAAGTTCGAGTAGTACTAGGCAAGCAGCTGCATAGCACTGAAAGATTGTCTAGCAATTGCATTGCTCTACTGGATATTTCAACACTTGATTGAATTTTAAGCTAAGGATTATCAAAGACCTATGATCTTGGTTAATCACTCGTGTTTTGTGATGTGTAAAGTGTTCTCATTTGAAGTTGTTTTGACTATTATACCAGTTGGATATGATTCCACCAGAATCGTGTCTGATCTGAGAGGAAAAACGATAATCTTAAATGAAGATAGCTTGGATATTGAACATGAGATCTAGTATTTCTTGGTGATATTTAAAGGAGGGCAAATAGCTTGCATTTTTTGCAGTTTCTTTGTTAAGCTTTGTGTCTTACTGGAAAAGGAAAAGGGAGACTTGAAAATGATGTTTATTGTCTGTTGTTCATCCCACATTTGGCTGTCTACTTTCTTAGAAATGGAATGACATATCATGACTTGCTTTAGATTGTATGATCCTGTTGTGGTTAGTCTAAGATCCATATTATTTGGTTGGAACAGTTCCTGATTCCTTATGCTCTTTTTCCCTTAATTTGGTAATTTTCCTTTTACTCCACACCCTAATCCTTCTTTCCCAGGGGTAACAGTTGTGTGCCGCTTTATCTCCATTGTTGATTAACCATTAGGTGGAGGGCCTCCCTTCCTTCCTGATTCCAGTTCATATTACACTTGATGTGGGTAATGTTCCTTAGTCAAAAACCTTTCTCTGCACAGTTGCCTATAGTTGTGGGACACAGCATTTGATAATGGACAGAATCGGATACTTGGAGCCGAGAGGTAGGGATAAAATTTAGCTGGTATTCTATGATTACAATAGGTCTGTCCATAGTGTATGGGTCTTGAGTCAATGAGATACTGGTTTCAATCTGACGTTAGCCCTTTAGCAATAGTCCTCTCAGTAATCCTTGTTCTAATATTTACTCAGCTTATCTGTACAATCATTTTAATTCTTGAGTTTAGTAAATTTTTTAGGTAAACAGATTCTTGAGCTTAGTACTTGTTCAACGTAGTGCTGAATGATGTAGATGCAGTTTTTGTTAATGAGTTTGCACTGAAAATATTGTAGATTAGGCAACTAATTTAAGTTGCTGAAACTGAGGTAGATTTACCTTGCTGAATCTGCTTCAGGAATGCTAGAATTTGTAGGAATATGAATTTGAAAAGCAATGCTTTGCTCTCTTGGCTCACGTGCCCATTTGTCTTAGATTGGGAATGTCAGCTAGAGTCTTTTTTCTTTCTGCATTTCTTTTCCTTTCAGATGCCACTAAAACTTTTCTAAAAACGATTAATGGCTTTAGATATCATGCCCAATATTGTGGCAACCCTGGCTAATTACGAAAATGTAATCTGTGAACTGTAAACTTCAGGAGAGTTAATGAGATTCTAATTTTGATAGCAAAGACAACGCCAGTGAGAATGTACCtgtcctatcttcttcttcttttttataattttttataatttttttttaatctagTATTATTGATATGGTGGGACAAACCCTGTGTACGAGAAGAGTACCAAAATGTAGAGAACCTACATGAAAATATGGTTCTTTACCTGATCATCTATACCCACAGGGACTTCGTGGGTGCTCCAAAACTCGAGCGATAATAGGAATCAAGTCCTAAGCTGTACAAAGTCATGTTCCTCCCCTTCAAAGGTCTCTTGTTCCTCTCCCTGTATCCACTTTCCGCTGCAAACAGTCTTCTCTCCTCTTCTATGTTTTTTCTTCTGGGCTCTCGGATAGTTTCTTACTGAATCTGTTCTAATCTTGATCCAGTTAGTTTTGCTATCATAAAGAACTGAGGATAGTTTATTTGTACGAAAGGATTAAAATGAAGTTTGTTTTTCTTCAATCTTTTGAAATGGGATCTTTTTGgctctttttcttgattttccgTGGTGGTGGTCGGGGGCTAATTGAGTTCTACTATTGTTGAGTGACCTGAGTCTGTCGTTTAGGTTTCAAAAGTTCTGTTTTTTCTTTGGTGTAATTGGATTTAGTATTGAGAATATGTTTCAATTGCAATTCCCTAGGATGAGTTTAGTTTTTTCTTTGAGGATTTTCTCttcctcatttttatttttatcttattttcttttgtaCATTTGGTTCTGATGTGTTAAAACTCATACACCAAAAGGAAGGATCAAATTACAATTCAACAACTTTTATCCAAAAGCTATTCAAAAACTAGTCATTCATAAGTGTTGTTATGATTAACTTCTTCATCTTTGTATTTGCTGAAGCCCATTTTTAGACTGTTATGTTTTATATTGCTCATGTCGTCAATGTTGTTGTGCTTAGTGCATATTCAAGAGGAAATACGAAACTATTCATTCTTCTCCAATTTGTAGTAGTCAAACAGTTCAGCAATTGCAATGAAAGATGTTCTCCAGTAGGTAGTCCACTTAAGTTGGTCCCATTATTGGTTTTATGGAAGTTATGTTCTGATCCATTTTCTGAAGCCACTCTTCGCTGAAAAGGAATATATTTCATTAATGGAAATCTAAGTAACGATGATATTATGGTAAGTTGAAATCCATTAATAATCAACAATAACATCAACAAgtggtctggagagggtagtgtatacgtaaaccttacccctaccttgtgcaaAAGGCTGTTTGCTATAGACCCTCGGCTCCAATAATCATgttttttatgaaaatattcaaaCTTGCAAACCATATCATTCTATTGTTAATATATTGATCAAGCTTTATATAATTCTCCTTGTCTAAAGTCTAAGAAAAAGTTGGAAGACGTAGGAAGCTCGAAACGACCCATTGTCAAATGCTCGAGAGACGGACATCACTCTAGCATTCCATTGCTAATTTCATTACAACCATCTATAGAAACCAATTGGAGAGAAGTCAGACGACATTGTCCCCTGGGAACAGGAATTTAACCTCAATACTAAAAAATGCAGGTCTAATTTATTCCACCATACCGAATCCTCTAATAAAGCAATTACTTTAGGccccaaaaattattatttgtggattttattatatatatatatacacacacacacatatatatatatatatatatatatatatatatatatattcttttttaaATAAAGAGAGAAGACTGCCTACTTTGTAATTAGTGGTGACTAAAAACAAATTCTAAGAAAAAAGAGGCAtgggaattttaaaaaaaaaattgtcttaacCTTAAATGTTTCTTAAAACGTAAGAATCAATTTGATAATAACGGTTAAACTTATTTTCAGAATTAAATTTTTTGAGAGAAATTGTACATGTTGAATAAAATTGCAATTATGATCATCCATTAAAAACTTGAATATTTATTGTATCATTTGGCCGTTTTATTTAGTACAAAACTATTTTCTTGTATGATGGCATTAGAAATGCAATAAAAATTTAATTCAATTTCTCAAGTTACAGTTAATTTTTAATTCTCCGACATAGGCGGTAGGACTATTATTTATCATAAGAAGTAGTACCATCTTGCTAAAACGTAACAATTAATTTTTAACACTAACTATTTTCTTGTGATAATATTAGTAGTACAATAAATTCTCTTTCCAACTCTCCAAGTTGTTAAAACGGTgg contains:
- the LOC107785037 gene encoding uncharacterized protein At4g33100-like isoform X1 is translated as MGILKDKKNASRLSTSPCAQLREAYHNCFNRWYSDKFLKGEWDKEECVLEWQKYRDCLSQHLDDKHLSRFLEADGIVGGAHQNDSKSSTGAPK
- the LOC107785037 gene encoding uncharacterized protein At4g33100-like isoform X2 — protein: MGILKDKKNASRLSTSPCAQLREAYHNCFNRWYSDKFLKGEWDKEECVLEWQKYRDCLSHLDDKHLSRFLEADGIVGGAHQNDSKSSTGAPK